From BD1-7 clade bacterium, a single genomic window includes:
- the ubiG_4 gene encoding Ubiquinone biosynthesis O-methyltransferase: MTTDSGSSAAPDNTNTDPSEIAKFDALAHRWWDRTGEMRALHDINPLRANYIDLKAQVAGKTLLDVGCGGGILSEGMSQRGASVTGIDMGTEPLNVARMHLYESKLEIDYQQSTAEAFADKHAGQFDIVCCMEMLEHVPEPASVIDACARLCKPGGELFFSTINRSAKSYLMAILGAEYVLKLVPKGTHHYEKLIRPSELNAWLRNADLLLNDMAGIEYNPLTKQYRISDNTDVNYMVHVTKPL; the protein is encoded by the coding sequence ATGACCACTGATTCCGGCTCTTCAGCAGCTCCCGACAACACCAATACCGATCCATCCGAAATCGCCAAGTTCGATGCCCTCGCGCACCGCTGGTGGGATAGAACCGGTGAAATGCGTGCGCTGCACGATATCAATCCACTGCGTGCCAATTACATTGATTTGAAGGCACAGGTTGCCGGTAAAACGCTACTCGACGTTGGCTGCGGCGGCGGCATCCTGTCAGAAGGCATGTCACAGCGCGGGGCGAGCGTCACAGGTATCGACATGGGCACTGAACCCCTTAACGTCGCTCGTATGCACCTCTATGAATCCAAGCTAGAAATCGATTACCAACAAAGCACTGCCGAAGCCTTTGCCGACAAACACGCAGGACAATTTGATATCGTTTGCTGCATGGAAATGCTTGAGCACGTTCCTGAACCCGCTTCCGTGATCGACGCCTGCGCGCGATTGTGCAAACCCGGTGGTGAATTGTTTTTCTCCACCATTAATCGCAGTGCCAAATCGTATTTGATGGCGATTTTGGGCGCCGAATATGTACTTAAGCTCGTTCCAAAGGGCACACATCATTACGAAAAACTAATACGCCCTTCCGAATTAAACGCCTGGTTACGCAACGCCGACCTGCTACTCAATGATATGGCCGGCATCGAGTACAATCCGCTGACTAAACAATATCGCATCAGTGACAACACCGATGTTAACTACATGGTGCATGTCACCAAGCCGTTGTAA
- the mupP_2 gene encoding N-acetylmuramic acid 6-phosphate phosphatase: MFKGAVLFDLDGTLVDTAADFVAIVNDMRASDNLPALPDDTIRNRVSDGARALVTQGFNLTEGEPGFAEKLDDLLERYSRTLGDEAALFDGFEPLLDNLANKQLAWGVVTNKPARFTDPLLSRLGLTPSNGVAICPCQLTRKKPDPEGLYKALEMLELDVDKCIYVGDHERDIEAAKNAGMVSVACAYGYLKDDDDIDTWQADYIVADVDELHTLINQLFQ, encoded by the coding sequence ATGTTTAAAGGCGCAGTGCTTTTTGATCTAGACGGCACACTGGTCGATACCGCGGCAGATTTTGTTGCGATCGTTAACGATATGCGGGCGAGCGATAACCTCCCGGCATTACCTGACGATACGATTCGCAATCGAGTATCTGATGGCGCACGCGCATTGGTCACACAAGGTTTTAACTTAACCGAAGGCGAGCCCGGCTTTGCAGAAAAACTCGATGACTTGCTCGAACGCTACAGCCGCACGCTCGGCGATGAAGCCGCATTGTTTGACGGATTCGAGCCACTGCTCGACAATCTCGCCAACAAACAACTTGCCTGGGGTGTTGTTACTAACAAACCCGCACGCTTTACCGACCCGCTACTTTCGCGCTTGGGCCTAACACCCTCGAACGGCGTAGCGATATGCCCTTGCCAGCTGACCCGCAAAAAGCCAGACCCAGAGGGCCTTTATAAAGCACTCGAGATGCTCGAACTCGACGTCGACAAATGCATTTATGTCGGCGATCACGAACGCGATATCGAAGCGGCGAAAAATGCCGGAATGGTCAGCGTTGCATGTGCTTACGGCTACCTCAAAGACGATGATGATATTGACACTTGGCAAGCTGATTATATTGTTGCCGACGTCGATGAACTTCACACCCTAATTAACCAACTGTTTCAATAA
- the yciK gene encoding putative oxidoreductase YciK, translating into MFDYQASADLLKDKIILVTGASSGIGRAAAKTFAAHGATVLLHGRDVDALESCYDEIEAAGHAQPAILPLDLNTATYDDFIVMQNSIGETFGRLDGILHNAGVLGRLAPIANTLTKDWEQIMRVNVNAPFMLTRTMLPLLEESPNASVVFTSSSVGRKGRAYWGGYSVSKFATEGLMQVLADEMENISNIRFNTLNPGATDTRMRRQAYPAEDPSTNPQPEAIMPAYLYLMGSDSATVNGQALNAQ; encoded by the coding sequence ATGTTTGATTATCAGGCTTCTGCCGACCTTCTGAAAGACAAAATTATCCTCGTGACCGGTGCCAGCAGTGGCATTGGCCGTGCCGCTGCAAAAACCTTTGCTGCCCACGGTGCCACAGTACTGCTGCACGGCCGGGATGTTGACGCACTGGAATCCTGCTACGACGAAATCGAAGCAGCAGGCCATGCCCAACCAGCCATTCTGCCTTTGGATCTCAACACCGCCACGTACGACGATTTTATCGTGATGCAAAACAGCATCGGCGAAACCTTTGGCCGCCTCGACGGCATTCTGCACAATGCCGGCGTACTCGGCCGCCTAGCTCCGATTGCCAACACGCTGACGAAAGATTGGGAGCAAATCATGCGAGTCAATGTGAATGCTCCATTCATGCTGACACGCACCATGTTGCCATTACTGGAAGAATCACCCAACGCCTCGGTTGTTTTCACATCATCATCCGTAGGCCGCAAAGGCCGCGCCTATTGGGGTGGCTACAGCGTGTCGAAATTCGCCACTGAAGGCTTGATGCAAGTACTGGCAGATGAGATGGAAAACATCAGTAATATTCGCTTTAACACCCTAAACCCGGGCGCCACTGACACACGCATGCGTCGCCAGGCATATCCTGCTGAAGATCCATCAACTAACCCGCAGCCTGAAGCAATTATGCCGGCGTATTTGTATTTGATGGGCAGCGATAGCGCGACTGTTAATGGGCAGGCACTGAACGCACAATGA